In Pseudomonas sp. Leaf58, one DNA window encodes the following:
- the parC gene encoding DNA topoisomerase IV subunit A, with product MSDSLELSLDGVERRSLADFTEQAYLNYSMYVIMDRALPHIGDGLKPVQRRIVYAMSELGLDADAKHKKSARTVGDVLGKFHPHGDSACYEAMVLMAQPFSYRYTLVDGQGNWGAPDDPKSFAAMRYTEARLSRYAEVLLSEVGQGTVDWVPNFDGTLEEPAVLPARLPNILLNGTTGIAVGMATDVPPHNLREVASACVRLLDEPKATIEQLCEHIQGPDYPTEAEIITPRAEILKMYESGRGSIRMRAVYRVEDGDIVVTALPHQVSGAKVLEQIAAQMQAKKLPMVADLRDESDHENPCRIVIIPRSNRVDADELMQHLFATTDLESSYRVNVNIIGLDGRPQLKNLRALLVEWLTFRTQTVRRRLQHRLDKVERRLHLLDGLLTAFLNLDEVIHIIRTEEHPKQALIARFELTEIQADYILETRLRQLARLEEMKIRGEQDELLKEQAKLQALLGSEAKLRKLVRSELIKDAETYGDDRRSPIVERAEAKALSENELMPTEPVTVVLSEKGWVRCAKGHDIDATGLSYKAGDGFKAAAAGRSNQFAVLIDSTGRSYSLAAHSLPSARGQGEPLTGRLTPPPGATFECVLLPEDDALYVVASDAGYGFVVKGEDLQAKNKAGKGLLSLPNGAKVMTPRPVANREEDWLAAVTTEGRLLVFKVSDLPQLGKGKGNKIIGVPGDRVASREEFVTDLAVIAEGATLVLQAGKRTLSLKGDDLEHYKGERGRRGSKLPRGFQRVDSLLVEVPA from the coding sequence ATGAGCGACTCACTGGAACTCAGCCTGGACGGCGTCGAACGCCGCTCGCTGGCTGACTTCACCGAACAGGCCTACCTCAACTATTCCATGTACGTGATCATGGACCGCGCCTTGCCGCACATCGGCGATGGCCTGAAGCCGGTGCAGCGACGCATCGTCTACGCCATGAGCGAGTTGGGGCTCGATGCCGATGCCAAGCACAAAAAATCGGCACGTACCGTCGGTGACGTGCTCGGCAAATTCCACCCCCACGGCGATTCGGCCTGCTATGAGGCCATGGTACTGATGGCGCAGCCGTTCAGCTACCGCTATACCCTGGTCGACGGCCAAGGTAACTGGGGTGCGCCGGACGATCCGAAGTCGTTCGCTGCGATGCGTTACACCGAGGCGCGGTTGTCGCGCTACGCCGAAGTGCTGCTCAGCGAAGTGGGCCAGGGTACCGTGGACTGGGTGCCGAACTTCGACGGCACGCTGGAAGAGCCAGCCGTGCTGCCAGCGCGCCTGCCCAATATCCTGCTCAACGGTACCACCGGTATTGCGGTGGGCATGGCCACTGACGTGCCGCCGCACAACCTGCGTGAGGTGGCCAGTGCCTGCGTGCGTCTGCTTGACGAGCCCAAGGCCACCATCGAGCAATTGTGCGAGCACATTCAGGGGCCGGACTACCCGACCGAGGCGGAGATCATCACCCCGCGGGCCGAGATCCTCAAAATGTACGAAAGCGGCCGCGGCTCGATTCGCATGCGCGCCGTATACCGTGTCGAGGATGGCGACATCGTCGTGACTGCGCTGCCGCACCAAGTCTCCGGGGCCAAGGTGCTGGAGCAGATCGCCGCGCAGATGCAGGCCAAGAAACTGCCGATGGTGGCCGACCTGCGTGACGAGTCGGACCACGAGAACCCCTGCCGTATTGTCATCATCCCGCGCTCCAACCGCGTGGACGCCGACGAGCTGATGCAGCACCTGTTCGCCACTACCGACCTGGAAAGCAGCTACCGGGTCAACGTCAATATCATCGGGCTTGATGGCCGGCCGCAGTTGAAGAACTTGCGCGCGCTATTGGTGGAGTGGCTCACGTTCCGCACCCAAACCGTTCGTCGTCGCCTGCAGCATCGCCTGGACAAGGTGGAGAGGCGCCTGCACTTGCTGGACGGCTTGCTCACCGCCTTCCTCAACCTGGATGAAGTGATCCACATCATCCGCACCGAGGAACACCCCAAGCAGGCCCTGATCGCCCGCTTCGAGCTGACCGAGATTCAAGCCGACTACATCCTCGAAACCCGCCTGCGTCAGCTGGCGCGCCTGGAAGAGATGAAGATCCGCGGCGAACAGGACGAATTGCTCAAGGAACAAGCCAAGCTGCAGGCCCTGCTGGGCAGCGAGGCCAAGCTACGCAAGCTGGTGCGCAGCGAGCTGATCAAGGATGCCGAAACCTACGGCGACGACCGCCGCTCGCCGATCGTCGAGCGCGCCGAAGCCAAGGCCCTGTCGGAAAACGAGCTGATGCCGACCGAGCCGGTGACCGTGGTGCTGTCGGAAAAGGGCTGGGTGCGCTGCGCCAAGGGCCACGACATCGACGCCACCGGCCTGTCGTACAAGGCCGGCGATGGCTTCAAGGCAGCCGCCGCCGGGCGCTCCAACCAGTTTGCCGTGCTCATTGACTCCACTGGCCGCAGCTACTCACTGGCGGCCCACAGCCTGCCGTCGGCGCGTGGCCAGGGTGAACCCCTGACCGGCCGCCTGACGCCGCCCCCAGGGGCTACTTTTGAATGCGTGCTGCTGCCAGAGGACGACGCGCTGTACGTGGTGGCCTCGGATGCCGGTTACGGCTTTGTGGTAAAGGGTGAAGACCTGCAGGCTAAAAACAAGGCCGGCAAGGGCTTGCTCAGCCTGCCCAATGGGGCCAAGGTCATGACCCCGCGCCCGGTAGCCAACCGCGAGGAGGACTGGCTGGCAGCGGTGACCACCGAAGGGCGCCTGCTGGTGTTCAAGGTCAGCGACTTGCCCCAGCTGGGCAAAGGCAAGGGCAACAAGATTATCGGTGTGCCGGGCGACCGGGTGGCAAGCCGAGAAGAGTTTGTGACCGATTTGGCCGTGATTGCCGAGGGCGCGACCCTTGTATTGCAAGCCGGCAAGCGTACCCTATCTCTGAAAGGGGACGACTTGGAGCATTACAAGGGCGAGCGGGGACGGCGTGGCAGCAAGCTACCGCGCGGGTTCCAGCGGGTCGATAGTTTGCTGGTGGAAGTGCCAGCGTAG
- a CDS encoding membrane integrity-associated transporter subunit PqiC: MKFLRLPFALLMTGLLGLGGCTMHQPVALYQLDSGDPGQPSQSAGMAVVLGPVSVADYLQRETFLQRQADGSLSSAIDGRWAGSLSSDIDQLLVRQLAWRLDSQRVVLAPATPGFSPDVQVLLSITRLDSGKDQPAILDAQWRLLDRRGHVRDNRIIHLEQPHQGSEASQVQAQGQLLQKLAEQLSTAVKPLANQPAIAEESPKKAAAPVQVKKAPEKSKIPMAAPIRTDMEVYRF; the protein is encoded by the coding sequence ATGAAATTTCTGCGCCTTCCATTTGCGCTGTTGATGACTGGCTTGCTGGGCCTTGGCGGGTGCACCATGCACCAGCCGGTTGCCCTGTACCAGCTCGACAGTGGTGATCCTGGCCAGCCTTCGCAGAGTGCGGGCATGGCCGTGGTGCTCGGCCCGGTATCGGTGGCCGATTACCTGCAACGCGAAACATTCCTGCAGCGCCAAGCCGATGGCAGCCTGAGTTCGGCGATCGACGGTCGTTGGGCGGGTAGCCTTTCGTCGGACATCGACCAACTGCTGGTACGTCAGCTTGCCTGGCGCCTGGACAGCCAGCGCGTGGTGCTGGCCCCGGCTACCCCCGGTTTCAGTCCGGATGTTCAGGTGCTGCTTTCGATCACTCGCCTGGACTCGGGCAAAGACCAGCCAGCCATCCTTGATGCCCAGTGGCGCCTGCTGGACCGCCGTGGCCATGTGCGTGACAACCGTATCATTCACCTCGAGCAGCCGCACCAGGGGAGTGAAGCATCGCAGGTGCAGGCCCAAGGCCAATTGCTGCAGAAACTGGCCGAACAGCTGAGCACGGCGGTGAAGCCGCTGGCGAACCAGCCGGCAATTGCCGAAGAGTCGCCTAAAAAAGCCGCTGCGCCGGTGCAGGTGAAGAAGGCGCCGGAGAAATCCAAGATCCCGATGGCTGCGCCGATTCGTACCGATATGGAAGTCTATCGGTTCTGA